A window of Zalophus californianus isolate mZalCal1 chromosome 17, mZalCal1.pri.v2, whole genome shotgun sequence genomic DNA:
CAGTGGACGACAAGCACTTGCTGAAAAAGGATTACAGAAAAGAGACTAAATCAAACAGTTTTATTTCCATACCCAAGATGGAAGTGAAAAGTTACACTAAAAATAACACAATTGCACCAAAGAAAGCAGCTCATCGAATCTTGTCGGACACCTCGGACGAGGAGGACGTTGCCGTCACTGTGGGGACGGGAGAGAAGCTGAGACTCTCGGCACACGCAGTATTGCCCAGTAACAGAACACGGGAGCCTTCCAGCTCCAAGCAGCAGAAGGGAAAAAGTAAAGTGAAAAAGAAgcggaagaaagaaacaaaaggcaaagagGTGCGATTTGGAAAGAGGAACGACAAGTTCTGCTCATCGGAGTCAGACAGCGAGTCCTCGGAGAGTGGCGAGGACGACGGGGACTCGGTGGGGAGCTCCGGCTGCCTCAAGGAGTCCCCGCTGGTGCTGAAGGACCCCTCCCTGTTCAGCTCTCTGTCTGCCTCCTCCACCTCGTCCCACGGGAGCTCTGCTGCCCAGAAGCAGAACCCCAGCCACTCGGACCCGCACGCCAAGCACTGGCGGACAGACAATTGGAAAACCATTTCTTCTCCCGCCTGGTCAGAGGTTAGCTCTCTGTCAGACTCTACAAGGACGAGACTGACGAGCGAGTCTGATTGCTCCTCTGAGGGCTCCAGTGTGGAGTCGCTGAAGCCCGTGCGGAAGAAGCAAGAGCACAGGAAGAGGGGCAGCTTGCAGAGCGCCCTGTCCGAGAAGAAGAGCTCTTTCCATGCCACTGTGGACGGGGCCATTCCGAAGCTGGACAAGGAGGGGAAGGTCGTCAAGAAACACAAAAcgaaacacaaacacaaaaacaaggaGAAAGGGCTGTGTTCGGTGGGTCAGGAACTCAAGCTGAAAAGCTTCACCTACGAGTACGAGGACTGCAAGCAGAGGTCCGAGAAGGCCATACTCCTGGACAACGATGTGTCCAGCGAAAACAAGTTGAAGGCCTTGAAGCACGACAGGGACCACTTCAAGAAGGACGAGAGACTTGGCAAGATGAAGTCGGAGGACAAGGAATGGCTCTTCAAAGAGGAGGGGGTCAAAGTTTCCAAGGATGAAAAATCCCTGAAGAGAATCAAGGACGTGAGCAGGTCTTTCCGGGAGGAAAAGGACCGCTTCAGTAaagcagaaaaggagaaattagtGAAGGAAAAGTCTCCtaaagaggaaaaactgagactttacaaagaggaaaggaagaaaaagtccaAAGACAGGCCctcaaaattagagaaaaagaatgacTTTAAGGAGGACAGACTTtcgaaggagaaagaaaagactttcaaagaagagaaggaaaagctcaaaaaagaaaaggtttataAGGAAGACCCGTCCGCTTTCGACGAGTACTGTAACAAAAGTCAGTTTCTGGAGAGCGAGGACACCAAGTGCAGCCTCTCCGACGACCAGCAGGACAGGTGGTTCTCCGACCTGTCTGACTCGTCCTTGGACTTCAGAGGGGACGACAGCTGGGACTCCCCGGTGGCAGACTACCGGGACGTGAAGAGTGACGCCGTGGCCAGACTGATCCTGGAGACGGCCAAGGACGACAGCAAGGACAAGAGGCGGGAGAGCAAGGGCCGCGAGAAGCGAGACTGCGGGGACAAGCGGAGTGACAGGGACGCGCCCTCCAGGAAGAAGGACAGGGACTGCGTGGACAAGAGCTGcgagaggaggagggagcaggtggAGAAGCTCAGGGGTGTGCCCGCCTGCCTTCCCGAGAAGGACAAACGGAGGAGGGAGTCGGCCGAGGGCGGGCGGGACCGGAAGGACCCCCCCGAGGGCGCCAAGGAGCGCAAGGACGGCAGGGCCAAGCCCGAGGAGGCGGGCCGGGAGGAGCTGAAGGAGCCGGGCGGCGAGGCCGGCTTCAAGGACAGGCCCGACTGCGACTTCGGGAAgggcctggagccctgggagAGGCTGCACCCGGCCAGGGAGAAGGACAAGAAGGAGAAAGTGAAGTTAGAGAAATACAAGGACAAGTCCGGTGACAAAGATAAAAGTGAGAAATCCATCCTTGAGAAATGTCAGAAGGACAAGGAATTTGACAgatgttttaaagagaaaaaagacccCAAGGAGAAGCATAAAGACAAGGAGAGGAAAGCTGCTCTCGACCAGGTTAAGGACAAGAGGGAGAAGACTTTCCCTGGGCTTCTCTCTGAGGACTTCCCTGAGAAGAAAGAcgagaagaagggaaaggagaagagcTGGTACATCGCAGACATCTTCACCGACGAGAGCGAGGACGAGAAAGACGAGTACGCGGCCAGCGGGCTCAGGCCCGGGGAGGCCGGGGACACGCCGCGGGTGGACGGCCCCCCGGACGCCGACCGGCACCGGAAGCACTCCGCCGACCGGCAGCACTCGGAGAAGCAGAAAGACCGGGAGCTCcgagaaaagaaaagggagaagggagcccTGGAAGGGGGCAAAGACAAGAAGGAGAGAGTCCTCGAGAAGCACAAAGACAAGAAGGACAAAGACTCCGCAGAGAAGTACAAGGACAGGAAAGACCGGACGTCCGTCGACGCCacccaggaaaggaaaaacaaacagaggccCCCAGAGAAGGCGGAGAGGAAGCCCCCCGCCGAGGACAAGGCCAAGAGCAGGCACCGGGACAGGCCAGACAGGGAGCACTGCCGAGACAGGAAGGCGTCGAGGAGCACGGAGGCCGAGAGGAGCCTGCtggagaagctggaggaggaggccCTGCACGCGTACAGGGAGGACTCCAATGACAAGGCCAGCGAGGTGTCCTCGGACAGCTTCACGGACCGCGGGCCGGAGCCGGGCCTCAGCGCCCTCCTGGAGGTGTCCTTCCCAGAGCCCCCCGAGGAGAGGGtcaaggagaaggagaggcacAGACACTCCTCGTCCTCGTCCAAGAAGAGCCACGATCGAGAGAGAATCAAGAAGGACAAGTccgagagaagagaaaagagcgATGATTACAAGGACTCTGGCGGCAGGAAGGACCCCAGCCAGCACGACAAAGACTTCTCCGACGCCGACGCTTACGGGGTCCCTTACGGCACGAAAGCCGACGCAGAGGACGCGTTAGATAAAGGCATCGAGCTCTTCTCCgcggagaagaaggagaagaacgACTCCGAAAGAGAACCCTCCAGGAAAGCAGACAAGGAGCTGAAGCCCTATGGCTGCAGCACCGCCAGCGGCCTCAAGGAgcggaggaggagggagaagcaccGGGAGAAGTGGAGGGACGACAGGGAGAAGCACCGCGACAGGCACGGGGACGGGCTCCCGCGGCACCACAAGGATGAGCCGCGGCCTGCGGCCAGAGACAGGGACAACCCTGCAAACGCCCTCAGAGACAAGTCCAGGGAGGAGGGCCTGAAACTCGGCGAGACCAAGCTGAAGGAGAAGTTCAAGGAAAacccagagaaagagaagggcGACCTGGCAAAGGTCGGCAACGGAAACGAGAAGCTGCCGGTGTCCAGAGACGCGGGCAAGAGAGACGCCCGGCCCAGAGAGAAGCTTCTGGGCGACGGTGACCTGATGATGACCAGCTTCGAGCGCATGCTGTCCCAGAAGGACCTGGAGGTCGAGGAGCGGCACAAGCGGCACAAGGAGAGGATGAAGCAGATGGAGAAGATGCGGCACAGGTCCGGGGACCCGAAGCTCAAGGAGAGGATGAAGCCCGCCGAGGATGTGCGCAAGAAGGGTCTGGACGCCGCTCCCAAGAAGCCGCTGGCGCTGGAGCCCGCCCTGAAGGACAGGAAGCTCAAGGAGCCCGCTCCTGCCCCGCCCACCGCCGAGAACAAGCCCCACCCGGGACCAGCTGTGGACGCGAGGGACTGGCTGGCGGGACCGCACATGAAAGAGGTCCTGCCCGCTTCTCCCAGGCCTGACCAGGGCCGACCCACCGGGGTGCCCACGCCCGCGTCCGTGGTGTCGTGCCCCAGCTACGAGGAGGCCATGCACACGCCCAGGACGCCGTCCTGCAGCGCCGACGAGTACTCTGACCTCATTTTCGACTGTGCAGACCCCCAGCCCGTGTCCAGCACGTCCGCCCGCGCctgctccccttccttcttcGACAGGTTCTCTGTAGCGGCGGGTGGGGTTTGCGAGACCGCAAGCCAGACGCCTACGAGGCCGTTGTGCACAAGCCTTTACCGTTCGGTCTCCGTCGATATCAGGAGGACCCCCGAGGAAGAATTCAGCCCTGGGGACAAGCTGTTCAGACAGCAGAGCGTCCCCACCGTGTCCACTTACGACTCACCGGGGCAGCACCTGGAGGACAAGGCCCCTGGGCCCCCAGGTCCTGCCGAGAAGTTCGCCTGCTTGTCTCCGGGGTATTACTCCCCAGACTATGgcatcccctcccccaaagcGGACGCTCTGCAGTGCCCGCCTGCGGCCGCGGTCAACACCACCCCCTCCCCGGAGGGTGCCTTCTCTGGTTTACAAGCAAAGTCCCCCCCTCCACACAGAGATGAGCTGTTGGCCCCATCCATGGAGGGAGCCCTTCCGCCTGACTTGGGCATCCCCCTGGATGCCACGGAGGACCAGCAGGCCACTGCCGCCATCATCCCCCCGGAGCCCAGCTACCTGGAACCACTGGACGAGGGGCCCTTCAGCACGGTCATCACGGAGGAGCCCGTCGAGTGGGCGCACCCGGCGGCCTCGGAGCAGGGCCTCTCCTGCAGCCTGATCGGGGGCGCCCCTGAGAACCCCGTCAGCTGGCCGGTGGGGCCGGACCTCCTGCTTAAGTCCCCGCAGCGACTCCCCGAGTCCCCGCAGCATTTCTGCCCCGGTGAGGCCGTGCACCCTGCTGCGCCGGGGCCCTTTGGGGCCACAGAGCCCCCttacccaggctcccctgactCGTACCCTCTGTCGGCCACCGAGCCTGGACTTGAGGGTGCCAAAGGCGACGTGGTGGAGGCGGTCCCCGTCCCTGTCTCCGCCCCAGAGGAACCAGCCGCCTTTgcccctgcctccaggctggAGCCTTTCTTCTCCAACTGCAAGCCGCTGCCGGAAGCAGCCCCCGACACGGCCCCGGAGCCTGCGTGTTTGACCACCGTGGCTCAGGTGGAGGCTCTGGGGCCCATGGAAAGTAACTTCCTGGAAAATGGGCATGACCTGTCGGCCCTCGGCCAGGTGGAGCCGGTGCCCTGGCCCGATGGCTTCCCCAGCGCCGAGGACGACTTAGATCTCGGGCCCTTCTCGCTGCCAGACCTTCCCCCTCTGCAAGCGAAAGATGTTTCTGACGTCGAAACAGAACCTGTAGAAGAGCCTGCCCTTGTCCCTCCAGAAGAGACCCCGGCGGGGCCCCCTGTGGTCCTGAATGGCGGGGATGGCCCTGCCGCAGCCGCCGAGGACCAGCCCCTGCGGCCTCCCGACCAGGTGGCCCCCCGGCTCGCCGcagagcccgagcccgagcccccGGAGGAGCCCCAGCCAGATGCCACGGTGGAAGCCGCGGTGGAAGCCGGGGCCGTGTCGGAGGGGAGGGTCCCCGAGGACTCTGACTCCAGCCTGGGGCCCGCGCCGGCACCCCCTGAACAGCCACCCCCAGGGAGCGGAGAGGAGGCGGCCGAGGGCCAAGATGCGCCGGCCGCATCCCACAGCGTGCCCGACGCCCCCGTGGATGGCTCGGCCGTGGCGGACGGGGCCGGCCCACTTGACAGTGCCAGTCTCGAGGGGCCGCTGGGCAGCATCCAGCCTGAAGTGATGGAACCAGAACCCAAACCCGCGGCCGAAGCCCCCAAGGCCCCCAAAGTGGAGGAGATCCCCCAGCGCATGACCAGGAACCGGGCCCAGATGCTGGCCAACCAGAACAAGCAGAGCTCGCCCCCCTCGGAGAAGGAGcccgcgcccgcccccgccccccgagcGAAGGGCCGCTGCTGTGAGGAGGACGACCCCCAGGCCCAGCACCCACGCAAGCGCCGCTTCCAGCGCTCCAgccagcagctgcagcagcagaTGAACACGTCCACGCAGCAGACGCGGGAAGTGATCCAGCAGACGCTGGCCGCCATCGTGGACGCCATCAAGCTGGACGACATCGAGCCCTACCACAGCGACAGATCCAACCCGTACTTCGAATACTTGCAGATCAGGAAGAAGATCGAGGAGAAGCGCAAGATCCTCTGCTACATCACCCCTCAGGCACCCCAGTGCTACGCCGAGTATGTCACCTACACGGGCTCCTACCTCCTGGACGGCAAGCCGCTCAGCAAGCTGCACATCCCCGTGGTGAGTACCAGGGCGGGGCTGGGACCCCCGCGGGCCGCGTGAGCGCAGACGCCAAGCCAGCAGGGCTTGGTGCCCTCCTGGGGACCAGCCTCCCACACGGTGGGCCTTGCTGACGGGGCGCCTCGGGGTCAGGAGACCGGCTCACTTGGCTCTGTGAATGTCCCCCCTCCTCACCCGGGACTGCCCACCTCCCGCGTCACGCACATCGACACAGCCGTACCGCTCCCTGCCACTCGGGGAGCCCCCTCTAACACCCAGTGCCTCCACGGACACCTAGGCCTGGCCCCTCTGAGTGAGTCCCTCCACACTTCGGTCCTGTTTCCCAGTGGCCGCATGTTGCTGATGCGAAGCCAGGCCTCCATCCTTCTTACATTGGAGCCCGAGCAACCCTGGCCCCTTTCCCACCTCCTCCAAGTGCACCCTTCACGGGGTTCGCGGGCCCCTCCACCCCGAGGGCCTGTCCCtaagcccccagccccacccgtGGGCGCTGCACCCAGAGCCTCTTCTGGTCCCTTTCGTCTACTCTGTTCCCTTGGCCGCCTGATCATCCTCCATTGGCACCCAGTGACCCCGTGTCCGTGCAGACGTGACCCTTTCAAACCCCGCCATGCACACCGCATCCCAGCCCCCTCGAGTGCACGTCTGGGCCGTCAGGCACACATCTTGCACATCCCCTGCTGCTCCCGTTGCACACCCTTCCCCTGGGTGGGCTCCTGCCTCCTGCTCGCACAGCGGAGCCCAACCTCTGCTTTCCTCTGCTCGCTCCCAGCCCGCCCAGCCTGCTCCACGTGCAGGTGATTtgctgccttttgttttttttttttttggaggggggcatCGCACCTTGAAGAAAAGCAAGAACTTCTGTTTTATGCTGGGAGAGCCCAGGCACACAGCCCACATCGCCAGTCTCAGGgggaaaccccccccccccccgccaggggtGTCAACGTTGGATGCGTGTGCTCTGAAAGTTGGTGTCTGAGCTGGCTCTCCACCGGGGCTGACATCTGGTGTGTTCTGATCAAGGACCCGTGGCTCAGAGCATCAGGCTCCGGGGGCAAGGCACTGAGAGCGCAGCGCCTGGGCCACCACCCGCCTCCCACCACGGCCCAGGCCCGCACTTTGGCTGCGGAATGGGGGACGCTCCCAGCACAGCTCTCCCCGATCCCAGGCTGCCCTGGGCCGGAGACGAGGCAGCTTAGCCCTGTCGGTCCTGGGGCGGGGAGGATTAGCTGTTTGGTCTCGTCTGGGACACCAGATCCCAAAAGAATTTGACCTGGGATCTCTGTTGAGTGAGATGTTTGGTTGCCTTTTTcgtttaaattttaaatgttttcaaaacagAGTACCATGACCATCGTGGAAAGTTTGGGGTCACTGTGGTTTACATAGCTTCTGCTTACCTTCCGCTGGGTCTCACACCTTCTTTCGTAGCGACCGctctgttttccttcctgttgCCACACCACGGGCACCCAGGCTGTTTGGgaagggtgggcagagggcaggcaTCCTGGTGCAGGTTCACAGccccaccaacccccacccccccatgatTGCAGATTgcgccccctccctctctggcgGAGCCCCTGAAGGAGTTGTTCAAGCAGCAGGAGACGGTGCGGGGCAAGCTGCGTCTGCAGCACAGCATCGAGCGGGTAAGAGGGGCTGTGGGTGTGGGGCGTCGGGCCGGGGCACGGCTGGCCCGCGGGAGGCCTGGCTCATCCAGCTCCTGTCCTCCAGGAAAAGCTCATCGTCTCCTGCGAGCAGGAGATCCTGCGGGTTCACTGCCGGGCGGCAAGGACCATTGCGAACCAGGCGGTACCGTTCAGTGCCTGCACCATGCTGCTGGACTCGGAGGTCTACAACATGCCCCTGGAAAGTCAGGTGGGTGGGCACGCATGGTCCCCGCCGGGCCGTTGGGCTTGGGCCACACCATAGGCAGTGAGTGGAAATAGCCGCGTCCCACAGATCGAGTGGgcctgggggggggtggggggcggcgcaCGACCAGACAACAGCACGTTCAGCATGGGTCCTCAGGGACCTTCGGTCACTTACATTTTCCTGGAAAACAAACATAATTAGGATGAGTCACCCCTAGAGCTGCTGCTGCAGGGGCTGCCCCAGGGAACGGCCCAGTCGGAAGCGTGGACAGAGCCAGGCGCTGCAGCCGAGGGCCGGGAGGTGTTGAGCATGCAGCTGCCCACCATGGGTGTGCTTCCTTCCGCCGCGGTGGCACCGTGGCCCTGCtctgtccccttcctcctcctgccatGGTCGCGGGGCGGCTCCCAGGGGGTGTCCCGAGTGCCTGTGCCTTTCAGGGGCCTCACCTGCTGGCAACTCCCAGTGCTGACCTGTCCCCGCAGACTCCCGTGTCCCCCTCCGTCCCCCGCTGCCTGCCGCATTCAGGCCTGGGGCCAGACTCTGTTGCCGGTTTGCTCCCCGGTTGATTCTCTTCCTTGACCACCactgttgactttttaaaatccacCCAGAGTGTGTCATTTcgggcctgccccctgccccctggtgACTCCTGTGCCCCACGTGCCAGCGTGAGCTCCCACTGCACCCCATGCTCATGAGCAGCATTCTCAGGTTGGATATGTGCAGAAGTAGGTGGTtcagagatttcttttaaaacttatcAGCGCATAAAGGATTTTCTGTGCACTTACAGTCTTTAAGAATATCTCAAAAACTTGCCCCATCAGGGAAACCTGGCTCTCTGTTGGCAGAGCACGCAGCCAGCCCTTCctgtcagggtcgtgagttcaagccccacattgggcctgaagcctacttaaaatttgaagaaattaacTTTCCCCATTAACCTGCTGTCTAAGCAAAAGgtgtaaaataaaatggttagGCACTGAAGGACTACTTTAgggaatttttgcatctaaaAGCAAGTACCTCGGTGACTTCCTGAGCCGCTTCTGAGCGAGCCCTCCCATGCATTTGGGACGGGGCCTGCGCCCAGCTCCCCGGGGGCCACGCTTGGGGCCAGGGGGAGAGACTTGCACAAGTGAGGGCCACACAGAAGAGCCAGACCGCAGGGGCTGTGAGACCACCTACCCGCTGCCCCTCCGGCCTAAGGCTTACCTGCTTGGGGGCCCGTCCATGGGTACAGGTGCTGTTGTGTGTGAGGACAGTGACATCAGGTTGGCCTTCCCTCCTGCGTGAAGCCACCGCGGGCCTCTCAGGGTCCTTTTTACAGGAAGTTACAAACAGAAGAAACGGAAACATAGAGGCACACGGCAGCctccagggctgggggcggggaatGCGAAGGGAGGGCCGTGCTGGTCGGTCCTGGACCGGGATCGCGCCTGGAGACTCCAGAGTAAGGCTGCGGCTTTCACTCTGCGCGTGAGCCGTCTGCCtggctcttccccaccccccagtgccCACATCTGCTCTTTGCAGGGGGATGAGAACAAGTCCGTGCGCGACCGGTTCAACGCCCGCCAGTTCATCTCCTGGCTCCAGGACGTGGACGACAAGTATGACCGCATGAAGGTGAGGGCCCTGTGCCCCCCAAGCTGCGCCTGGGCTGGGGGTCCCAGCAGGtgtctggggcggggggcggggtggctgCTGCTGGGTCCCCTGTTTGGAAGTGACAGTGTCAGACCTTCTGAACCCAGCGGATACTTTCAGGGAGCTGAGATCTCCCCGCCCCCATGTTGCCTCCTTAGAGTGTCTTCCCTCCTGTCCAGGTGTGCGGGGAGCAGCTCCTGTCACCAGCTGGCGGTCAGACCTCTGTGGGACCCCACCTTGAGCCCTCCTCAAAGGTCACAGCGTGCACCCAGCACCGCTGCTCTGGACGTGCTGACcagtgcagcaggcagaggatgGGTGGGAGATAGAGAAAGATTAGCAAGTAAGAAGCACACCCTCATCCGCAGGTGCTAGGGTTGCCGACTGGAAAACCGAACGCCAGTTACAGAATTGACACTAGGGTCAGCGCCACCCC
This region includes:
- the ANKRD11 gene encoding ankyrin repeat domain-containing protein 11 isoform X4, which translates into the protein MESRRTRTQMPPAQSMSWYCKAGSLLEGPWHEMEVPRSKKKEKQGPERKRIKKEPVTRKAGLLFGMGLSGIRAGYPLSERQQVALLMQMTAEESANSPVDTTPKHPSQSTVCQKGTPNSASKTKDKVNKRNERGETRLHRAAIRGDARRIKELIGEGADVNVKDFAGWTALHEACNRGYYDVAKQLLAAGAEVNTKGLDDDTPLHDAANNGHYKVVKLLLRYGGNPQQSNRKGETPLKVANSPTMVNLLLGKGTYTSSEESSTAESSEEEDAPSFAPSSSVDGNNTDSEFEKGLKHKAKNPEPQKPVTPVKDEYEFDEDDEQDRVPPVDDKHLLKKDYRKETKSNSFISIPKMEVKSYTKNNTIAPKKAAHRILSDTSDEEDVAVTVGTGEKLRLSAHAVLPSNRTREPSSSKQQKGKSKVKKKRKKETKGKEVRFGKRNDKFCSSESDSESSESGEDDGDSVGSSGCLKESPLVLKDPSLFSSLSASSTSSHGSSAAQKQNPSHSDPHAKHWRTDNWKTISSPAWSEVSSLSDSTRTRLTSESDCSSEGSSVESLKPVRKKQEHRKRGSLQSALSEKKSSFHATVDGAIPKLDKEGKVVKKHKTKHKHKNKEKGLCSVGQELKLKSFTYEYEDCKQRSEKAILLDNDVSSENKLKALKHDRDHFKKDERLGKMKSEDKEWLFKEEGVKVSKDEKSLKRIKDVSRSFREEKDRFSKAEKEKLVKEKSPKEEKLRLYKEERKKKSKDRPSKLEKKNDFKEDRLSKEKEKTFKEEKEKLKKEKVYKEDPSAFDEYCNKSQFLESEDTKCSLSDDQQDRWFSDLSDSSLDFRGDDSWDSPVADYRDVKSDAVARLILETAKDDSKDKRRESKGREKRDCGDKRSDRDAPSRKKDRDCVDKSCERRREQVEKLRGVPACLPEKDKRRRESAEGGRDRKDPPEGAKERKDGRAKPEEAGREELKEPGGEAGFKDRPDCDFGKGLEPWERLHPAREKDKKEKVKLEKYKDKSGDKDKSEKSILEKCQKDKEFDRCFKEKKDPKEKHKDKERKAALDQVKDKREKTFPGLLSEDFPEKKDEKKGKEKSWYIADIFTDESEDEKDEYAASGLRPGEAGDTPRVDGPPDADRHRKHSADRQHSEKQKDRELREKKREKGALEGGKDKKERVLEKHKDKKDKDSAEKYKDRKDRTSVDATQERKNKQRPPEKAERKPPAEDKAKSRHRDRPDREHCRDRKASRSTEAERSLLEKLEEEALHAYREDSNDKASEVSSDSFTDRGPEPGLSALLEVSFPEPPEERVKEKERHRHSSSSSKKSHDRERIKKDKSERREKSDDYKDSGGRKDPSQHDKDFSDADAYGVPYGTKADAEDALDKGIELFSAEKKEKNDSEREPSRKADKELKPYGCSTASGLKERRRREKHREKWRDDREKHRDRHGDGLPRHHKDEPRPAARDRDNPANALRDKSREEGLKLGETKLKEKFKENPEKEKGDLAKVGNGNEKLPVSRDAGKRDARPREKLLGDGDLMMTSFERMLSQKDLEVEERHKRHKERMKQMEKMRHRSGDPKLKERMKPAEDVRKKGLDAAPKKPLALEPALKDRKLKEPAPAPPTAENKPHPGPAVDARDWLAGPHMKEVLPASPRPDQGRPTGVPTPASVVSCPSYEEAMHTPRTPSCSADEYSDLIFDCADPQPVSSTSARACSPSFFDRFSVAAGGVCETASQTPTRPLCTSLYRSVSVDIRRTPEEEFSPGDKLFRQQSVPTVSTYDSPGQHLEDKAPGPPGPAEKFACLSPGYYSPDYGIPSPKADALQCPPAAAVNTTPSPEGAFSGLQAKSPPPHRDELLAPSMEGALPPDLGIPLDATEDQQATAAIIPPEPSYLEPLDEGPFSTVITEEPVEWAHPAASEQGLSCSLIGGAPENPVSWPVGPDLLLKSPQRLPESPQHFCPGEAVHPAAPGPFGATEPPYPGSPDSYPLSATEPGLEGAKGDVVEAVPVPVSAPEEPAAFAPASRLEPFFSNCKPLPEAAPDTAPEPACLTTVAQVEALGPMESNFLENGHDLSALGQVEPVPWPDGFPSAEDDLDLGPFSLPDLPPLQAKDVSDVETEPVEEPALVPPEETPAGPPVVLNGGDGPAAAAEDQPLRPPDQVAPRLAAEPEPEPPEEPQPDATVEAAVEAGAVSEGRVPEDSDSSLGPAPAPPEQPPPGSGEEAAEGQDAPAASHSVPDAPVDGSAVADGAGPLDSASLEGPLGSIQPEVMEPEPKPAAEAPKAPKVEEIPQRMTRNRAQMLANQNKQSSPPSEKEPAPAPAPRAKGRCCEEDDPQAQHPRKRRFQRSSQQLQQQMNTSTQQTREVIQQTLAAIVDAIKLDDIEPYHSDRSNPYFEYLQIRKKIEEKRKILCYITPQAPQCYAEYVTYTGSYLLDGKPLSKLHIPVIAPPPSLAEPLKELFKQQETVRGKLRLQHSIEREKLIVSCEQEILRVHCRAARTIANQAVPFSACTMLLDSEVYNMPLESQGDENKSVRDRFNARQFISWLQDVDDKYDRMKTCLLMRQQHEAAALNAVQRMEWQLKVQELDPAGHKSLCVNEVPSFYVPMVDVNDDFVLLPA
- the ANKRD11 gene encoding ankyrin repeat domain-containing protein 11 isoform X5 produces the protein MESRRTRTQMPPAQSMSWYCKAGSLLEGPWHEMEVPRSKKKEKQGPERKRIKKEPVTRKAGLLFGMGLSGIRAGYPLSERQQVALLMQMTAEESANSPVDTTPKHPSQSTVCQKGTPNSASKTKDKVNKRNERGETRLHRAAIRGDARRIKELIGEGADVNVKDFAGWTALHEACNRGYYDVAKQLLAAGAEVNTKGLDDDTPLHDAANNGHYKVVKLLLRYGGNPQQSNRKGETPLKVANSPTMVNLLLGKGTYTSSEESSTESSEEEDAPSFAPSSSVDGNNTDSEFEKGLKHKAKNPEPQKPVTPVKDEYEFDEDDEQDRVPPVDDKHLLKKDYRKETKSNSFISIPKMEVKSYTKNNTIAPKKAAHRILSDTSDEEDVAVTVGTGEKLRLSAHAVLPSNRTREPSSSKQQKGKSKVKKKRKKETKGKEVRFGKRNDKFCSSESDSESSESGEDDGDSVGSSGCLKESPLVLKDPSLFSSLSASSTSSHGSSAAQKQNPSHSDPHAKHWRTDNWKTISSPAWSEVSSLSDSTRTRLTSESDCSSEGSSVESLKPVRKKQEHRKRGSLQSALSEKKSSFHATVDGAIPKLDKEGKVVKKHKTKHKHKNKEKGLCSVGQELKLKSFTYEYEDCKQRSEKAILLDNDVSSENKLKALKHDRDHFKKDERLGKMKSEDKEWLFKEEGVKVSKDEKSLKRIKDVSRSFREEKDRFSKAEKEKLVKEKSPKEEKLRLYKEERKKKSKDRPSKLEKKNDFKEDRLSKEKEKTFKEEKEKLKKEKVYKEDPSAFDEYCNKSQFLESEDTKCSLSDDQQDRWFSDLSDSSLDFRGDDSWDSPVADYRDVKSDAVARLILETAKDDSKDKRRESKGREKRDCGDKRSDRDAPSRKKDRDCVDKSCERRREQVEKLRGVPACLPEKDKRRRESAEGGRDRKDPPEGAKERKDGRAKPEEAGREELKEPGGEAGFKDRPDCDFGKGLEPWERLHPAREKDKKEKVKLEKYKDKSGDKDKSEKSILEKCQKDKEFDRCFKEKKDPKEKHKDKERKAALDQVKDKREKTFPGLLSEDFPEKKDEKKGKEKSWYIADIFTDESEDEKDEYAASGLRPGEAGDTPRVDGPPDADRHRKHSADRQHSEKQKDRELREKKREKGALEGGKDKKERVLEKHKDKKDKDSAEKYKDRKDRTSVDATQERKNKQRPPEKAERKPPAEDKAKSRHRDRPDREHCRDRKASRSTEAERSLLEKLEEEALHAYREDSNDKASEVSSDSFTDRGPEPGLSALLEVSFPEPPEERVKEKERHRHSSSSSKKSHDRERIKKDKSERREKSDDYKDSGGRKDPSQHDKDFSDADAYGVPYGTKADAEDALDKGIELFSAEKKEKNDSEREPSRKADKELKPYGCSTASGLKERRRREKHREKWRDDREKHRDRHGDGLPRHHKDEPRPAARDRDNPANALRDKSREEGLKLGETKLKEKFKENPEKEKGDLAKVGNGNEKLPVSRDAGKRDARPREKLLGDGDLMMTSFERMLSQKDLEVEERHKRHKERMKQMEKMRHRSGDPKLKERMKPAEDVRKKGLDAAPKKPLALEPALKDRKLKEPAPAPPTAENKPHPGPAVDARDWLAGPHMKEVLPASPRPDQGRPTGVPTPASVVSCPSYEEAMHTPRTPSCSADEYSDLIFDCADPQPVSSTSARACSPSFFDRFSVAAGGVCETASQTPTRPLCTSLYRSVSVDIRRTPEEEFSPGDKLFRQQSVPTVSTYDSPGQHLEDKAPGPPGPAEKFACLSPGYYSPDYGIPSPKADALQCPPAAAVNTTPSPEGAFSGLQAKSPPPHRDELLAPSMEGALPPDLGIPLDATEDQQATAAIIPPEPSYLEPLDEGPFSTVITEEPVEWAHPAASEQGLSCSLIGGAPENPVSWPVGPDLLLKSPQRLPESPQHFCPGEAVHPAAPGPFGATEPPYPGSPDSYPLSATEPGLEGAKGDVVEAVPVPVSAPEEPAAFAPASRLEPFFSNCKPLPEAAPDTAPEPACLTTVAQVEALGPMESNFLENGHDLSALGQVEPVPWPDGFPSAEDDLDLGPFSLPDLPPLQAKDVSDVETEPVEEPALVPPEETPAGPPVVLNGGDGPAAAAEDQPLRPPDQVAPRLAAEPEPEPPEEPQPDATVEAAVEAGAVSEGRVPEDSDSSLGPAPAPPEQPPPGSGEEAAEGQDAPAASHSVPDAPVDGSAVADGAGPLDSASLEGPLGSIQPEVMEPEPKPAAEAPKAPKVEEIPQRMTRNRAQMLANQNKQSSPPSEKEPAPAPAPRAKGRCCEEDDPQAQHPRKRRFQRSSQQLQQQMNTSTQQTREVIQQTLAAIVDAIKLDDIEPYHSDRSNPYFEYLQIRKKIEEKRKILCYITPQAPQCYAEYVTYTGSYLLDGKPLSKLHIPVIAPPPSLAEPLKELFKQQETVRGKLRLQHSIEREKLIVSCEQEILRVHCRAARTIANQAVPFSACTMLLDSEVYNMPLESQGDENKSVRDRFNARQFISWLQDVDDKYDRMKTCLLMRQQHEAAALNAVQRMEWQLKVQELDPAGHKSLCVNEVPSFYVPMVDVNDDFVLLPA